Genomic DNA from Macadamia integrifolia cultivar HAES 741 chromosome 6, SCU_Mint_v3, whole genome shotgun sequence:
taatttttttttcttccctttataAAATCTTTGCTGCATGACTTCTGAGTCCATGAAAGAATTTATTCAGCAAACTGATCCATAACTGTAATTCTATGGTAGAGATTCATATATTGCTAGTCTATTTTTGTTCTTTGGATTATTTTCTAGACTATTAAACATTGAATTTCATTCTCATTAATTTTAAGGAATTCTTTTCGTTCAGAAAAGCCTATGCCATGACTATGTGGAGTGGTTCATTCTTCTTTCAGATGtaagcatatttttttttttatgactaatGTGCTTTTGGTATGGTACCTTTTGGTGTAGGTGATATTGACATCTCTGGTTTATGAGAAGCAACAAAAACTAAGAATCATTATGAAAATGCATGGGCTTGGTGATGGTCCTTATATGTTAATTTCTTAtgcctattttcttttcttatcctCAAGTTACATGTTATGTTTTGCCATATTTGGCTCACTTGTAGGTGAGATACGACCCCTGGAATCAATCTGCTCTACATGGCTTTCAAAACTGAAAGTGTTGTCTAACTCAGATCTATTCCTTACAGGGTTAAATACCTTCACGATGAATGACTACAGTATACAATTTGTGTTTTACTTCATCTATATTAACTTGCAAGTTTCATTCGCATTTTTAGCAGCAACGGTTTTTTCAAATGTTAAGACTGCTACAGGTTTGACCTCAACTGGACACATTTTACTTGCAGTAAAGCCTCTGTTGTTGGCTTACAACAACAATAGACTCATGTTTATGGTTGAAATTTGATGATGACAGCAATAGGGCACATATGCGTCTTTGGATCGGGGCTCTTAGGAGCTTTTCTTTTCCAGACATTTCTTGAAGATAATTCCTTTCCAGGTGAGTATGAGAATCCTTTTTTAGGGGACTGGGGGAAGCAAAACAGTTTTGTTACTGTTTTTGAAGATGTTTTTTGCACTTTTAGAATTTAAATATATCCATGAATCTACTTTTATTGAATCTTGTTGCTACCTATATCATGGTTCAATGGATCAGGAGCCCGGACCAAGGTTGGACAATTCCTTTGACAAAATCGATCCTGTCTGTAGATTGAATTGTCCATTGGCACATCCTGGTCCTTGATTCCTTGGCTAATAATGATACATAAGACCGAAAATCACGCTGTTGAAATGGTGATAGATCCATCTGATgatcttcttattttatttatttacttatttttcttcCCCGTAGGCAATAATTTTCTGATTGTCCAAAAGAAATGGCAAATCAGATGAGCGGATCATCCCATTCAGGATTGAGTTGTAGACTATAAGACTTTCATTTGCAATCCATTCACTTGAGGCTCATGAGCACCAAAAGTGCTATTCTGATGTTGTATGACAGTATCTACGGTCTTCATATCTCACCAATTTGTAGCCCGGAGATCTCTTACAGTTGTATTTTGTATTCATCTAGTCAATCTTTATATATTCATACTATTCATCAATCCCTAATCATTATCAGCCTGAATTTCCTGTTGTAGGGCATTGGATTATAGTTATGGAGTTATTTCCTGCCTTTTCTCTATACCGTGTTATATATGAATTTGGGCAATATGTTCAACCGGGAATTCCTGTTGGGATGAGGTGGAAAGATCTGAATGATAACACAAATGGAATGAGAAAGGTTTTAATTCTCATGATTTTGGAATGGTTTGTGGTCCTTCTCGTCACATATTATTTAGATCAAGTGGTATCATCTGGAGGTGGCATGCAAAAgcatcctctttttttcttgcgAAGTGTCCAGAAGAAGAAATTACCATCTTCTTCGAAGCCTAGCATGCAAAGACAAGGATCTACGGTTTTAGCTCAAATGGAGAAACCTGATGTCTTCCAAGAGGTAACTGCTCACTTGCAAATTATGCATGCCCTCTTATTTATAGGAGCTGctttttgaagaagaaaatcgcCCATATAAAATACCACTTGATTTATCCACTAATGGCATAGACATTACACATGGTGAACCTTGAGGGGGAGGTGGCTGAACTAAAATTCACTTCTATGAGATATTTTCAAGTGATTGGGTTTTCCTCACCATTGATCGACAGTCATGTTTTTCTATGTAGATATTTGTTGTTGTTTGCCGTAGCATTTTGAATCAATTTGTTTTTACTGGATGGACAAATTTATGGTTAGGAATCTTTAAGTCTTGGGTTCCACTCTTTGCATGTACTCCACAATGACATTGGTGGATCAGACTCTTGAAATGCTATTTTTCTAATGTTCTATTTATGGATAATGTTTATCTTCTCTATGTAGAGGGAGAAAGTTGAACAGTTACTCCTTGAATCCAGTACAAGTTATGCTGTTGTCTGTGACAACATAAAAAAGGTGTATCCAGGGAAGGATGGAAATCATGATAAACTTGCAATTGGAGGGTTATCTCTTGCTTTGTCCAGAGGGGAATGCTTTGGTATGCTTGGACCTAATGGTGCTGGGAAAACCTCTTTCATTAATGTGGTAAGTAGAATGCTCATTGTTTCTGTCTTATAAAAGACATAGGCCTTTCTTTGTGAATCATAGCTTCAGATTCCATTTACACTCTTTACAAAGGAGACAGCCAGTAGTTGTTAGGTTATGTAATTAATAATATCATAAAACATAACTGACATTATTAACTGTTGTCTCTGTTATAGCGGTTCTACAACAGTAACAACCAGTAGCTGTTAGGTTATATCATTAATAATAGCATAAATGTAACAGAGAGTAGTTAACTGTTGTCCCTGTTATATTGGCTGTTATTGCGTAAATTTCAAACTTTTTGGAGTGACAcagtcaacaacaacaaactgagccttatcccaacttaatgaggttggctacatggTCCCCTCAAATAACTACATATAACACATGCCTTTCTATTGTTTCGTAATAGCAAGAGTCAACAGCCATTAGGGAATCATACCAATCACTTTTTAAAACTTGCCTTTATTTTTGTGTTGGGTGTTGTCAATAAGGATTGTTCAAAgattttatacatttttttaagCGTCTGATTCTGCAATTAGGAGGAATTGAGTCCTTGTATACAGTTTCTTATATTTGTAGAACTAATAGATGTCGTGAGAAGAAGGATTAATATAGCTCTTATTCAAGAGACTAGTTGGAAGGTTACAAAGCTAAGGAGTTGGATGACTATAAAGTTTAAACTTTGGTATACGGGGGGATAAAAGTAATAGAAATGGAGTGGGAATAGTAGTGGATAAAGacataaagaatgatgtggtggATGTACAAAGACTTGGACATAGGATTATATCCATTAAAATTGTGCTGGAGAAAGAAGTTGTCAATATATTAGTGCTTAGAAACcccaagcaaggattaaagtattggtatcggatgcCGCATCTGTCAGGTCATTTTAAGAGACGTATCATAGCATATCGTGTCTTACCGTATCAAAGATACACCCATGAATGGACAAGATACACATGgaatacacttttgcataaaagaTAGTATAAATAACATGTATTACGCATATgcactaaaatggagaacaccTTACTGAGAGACAAGTGCATGCAATTGAAACTGTTATAAACGAAGGTTTCTTATATATAGTAATAGTTTATTATCGATTTtctatgaaattttaaaatatatttctaAAAGTTGATGTAATAATTCATGTTTGATGCAaatgttttagtttgttttacctaaatctACTCAAACATAGCAAAAAACAGAAGTTTAACAAAGATTTgcagaaaaaaattcaagtttttTCAACTTACCTATCTTGCACTATATTTAGCTTCAATGGATGATTTTTAATGCTTCAATCCTCTAAACATCAGTTTGATTGTATATTTTGAGTTGTTTTCTATGAACGATTAAAAGCCCCAAGTTCAAGAAATGAAAGGGAGTTCAATTGTTGAGTTGTGCTTAAAATTTGGAAACTTAACTCTTAAGTACTATCAATGAGAAGAACAGGCTTTCTTTCAAAAGTGAAATGTGTTATGTAGATATGTATcttaagtatcggtatgtattagtGAGTAACGCTTGTGTATCGGTGGGTATCAATGtgtcggccgatacgtatcaatacacAAGGATacacttatttttttctttaaaaagtgTATTTTATCAGTCCATATTGGATACCGATATGTATCGGCCGAAAAAATACtgaccaatactttaaaccatgacccCAAGTAACATTGGATGAAAGTAGTAAGATACATTTTGGGAACAAATGGATGGTTTACTGCAAAGTTCTGGCTAAGAAGAAAGTATTATTATAGGGGGTGATCTGAATGGACATGTTGGGAGAAACCGTAGAGGATATGAGGATGTATATGGAGGCTATGGTTTTGGCGAGAGGAATGAAAGGGGATCTTAGTTTTAGATTGTTCTGTCACATATGATTTATCCATTGTAAACACTTGTTTTAAAGGAGGAGCATATAATTAATTACCTATAAGAAATGAGCATATATTTACCTGTAAAGGTGGGGACCATATtagccaaatagatttctttctCACTAGAAGGTCCGATAGATTACTatgtaaggattgtaaggtGATACCTGGGGAGAGCTTGTCCACTCAAAATAGATTTTTGGTCATGGATATTTGCTTCACTCCCCAGGTTCGTGAGGAAGGGAAGTCTATTTTCCCTAGGATGAGGTGGTGGAGCTTAAAACGGGGTTACCTTGAATGCATTCAGTGATAAAGGGGTCAACCAAGGAAAATGGGACTTTAAGGGGGACGCTAACACTATGTGGAACAATATGGCGGCTTTCATTAAGAAGGTTTCTAAAGATGTCCTAACGGAATCGAAGGGAAATCACCATTCCAttagggagacttggtggtggaatGATGAGGTTCAAGCAGCAATTCAGACTAAGAAAGCTAGCTTTAAGACCTGAAAATGACTAAAGACGTAGAAGATCTAAAAAGGTACAAAAGTGATGATGGTAGAGTGCTAgtaagggatgaggacattatgaagagatgtGAAAAGTATTTCTAAGGCCTTCTAAATGGAGACATTTCGAGCATCTGTGGCCCAGAAGACTGCATTTCTCATCAGGGCACCACATGCTATAGATATATTCGAAAGGTTATGGTTTCTAAAGTCAAAGAAgtcttaagaaagatgaaagtaggcaatATACCAAGCCCATatgaggtcccaatagaagtgtaTAAGAGCTTAGGATTTTGTGGTATATCTTGGTGAACCataacaagattatgagcacaaagaaaatgccagatgaatggaGGAAAAATACTGTAGTTCTAATCTACAAACATACAGTTGATATTCAATGCTTTAATAAGTATAAAGGCATTAAACTACGGAGTCATATTGTGCAGTTATTGGAGAATGTTATTGGAGCTCACTTGAGAATAGAAACTACTAtctcggagaaccaatttggttttatgatAGTTAGATCatatagttgtcacggcgccaaggtgaaccaaggcCGTGGAGAGCTGTCTAAGCTCTTAAGCAACAAGTCACCCACCTAGGCGTTGCCAAGGTGCCTAAGTCGCCTAAgtgttattttttgtctttcctcttctctaacaatatttagtatgctacatataccttgtatcataaaaaaatcaatattaagccacatcaattcataaaaaatcaactttAAGCCACATCAAGATAATAAATATTAActcacattaagttataaaaaatcaacatttagagaaatgtttttgttctctaataagtttgactggttaAATGATTTtagagactttttgtattaggtagagcataAAACTatctttctaacaagtctaagattacttaaatctaagttgtaacgataggtcaaacttattttaaaatgcatgaattttgttaaaatcgcccgaatgaaaattatttatggacatcaaaacaaaatattattttacaacACTTTTAGTTTTCAGTAAAGTTTTAGCATGATAAAAATTATGCAATTTTCATAACTGAGAAAAATCCAAGCATTTGACAATTAAAAATCACCCCTACAAtgaaaaaatccagtttttgttcttggactagagggttgactttttatccttctggaatttatttttaaactatttttatcggattcaaatgggggtattttcttatttatgaatactatcttaaataaatgaattaaatgatatttgacataaataagtgttgcACCTTACAgtaaggcgacagtcgcctagaACCTACTTAGGCCACCTGGCTTACtaaggaggctcatggaaataTTTAGAGTTTGCAAgaaggatcttcatatggtctttattaacCTAGAGAAATCCTATGACTCTATAACAGAGTCCCTATGGAGTTACTCTGGtatgtactagagaagagaaatgtGTCAAGTAAATATATGGAAATGGTTAAGGATATTCAGTGAAGGCGTTGTTACTAGTGTGAGAACCGTGGGAGGTCAAGGTAGTAAATTCCCTATCACAATTGGGTTActtcaaggatcaactttaagcttTTACTTAGTCATGCTtattatggatgatttaactaggaAAATTCAAGAGGAGGTTcggtggtgtatgctttttgttgatgatattgtttcggtggatgagacaaaaacaaTCATTAACACTAGTTGGAGTTATAGAGATCAACCTTGAAATccagaggttttaagataagtagaacgaagaccgAGTATATGGTATGTAACTTTAGTGACACTAAGTTGGATAacaaaatggtgaaaattgaggagagagagagagatcctataaattgatttattttcaataTTCGGGGTCAACCAAAATTAAAGGAGatgatatagaagatgatgtttcacagagaattaaagtgggatgaatGAAATGGAGAGGTATGACcgaagtgttgtgtgatcggcatattcctttaaagcttaaaggaaaattctatagaacTATTGTAAGACCGGTTACGATGTATGTTGCGAAATGTTgtgcagttaagaagcatcatatagataaattAATTGTAGCAAAGATGAAGATGCTGAGGtggatgtgcagcaaaactaggaaggataacgTAAGGAATGACCATAATAGAGCTGATTTGGAAGTTGCctcgatacatgataagctccaagaaagtcatttgaggtggcatggtaATGTTCAATGaaggccttgggatgcaccaGTATGGAGAAAGGATCTGACTCAAATTGAAGGAATTAAAAGAGCTCGAGGCAGGCCTAAAAGAACCCTAGGAGAAGTATtgaagaaagacatgcatagtttaggtcttcaccctaatatgacctcaaatagagctgtttggagggctaGGCTCCATGTatccgaccccatttaggtgggatatTGCTGAGTAGTTGTGTTGTTGcagtgttcttttctttttactattatatttaatattttgtcttttgcccggatccatgtagcggaccctatttagttgggataagactgaatttgttgttgctgttgttgtaaTGTTTCTACGAAGATCATCTTGTGGCTCTTCTCTCTCCAACTCGaataataggattttttttctttttatataaatGAATAGAACTGTTACTCTGCTCTTTTAAACAACATTAAGAGTTTTTATGCCTCTGTAACAGATGACTGGGCTCATAAAGCCAACATCAGGAATGGCACTTGTGCAGGGTGTGGACTTACAGACTGATATGAACAAAATATACACGAGCATGGGTGTCTGTCCACAGCATGAGTAAGCAGATATCATCCTTCAGTGCAAATATATCTAATAAATCATGGGACCCAACTAATTATAGAtttctacatatattttttcttacctTACCTCTCCTTGTTTTTGTTCGAACTATGACACAGCTTGCTTTGGGAAACACTAACAGGACGAGAGCACCTACTATTTTATGGAAgactgaagaacctcaaaggcgCGGCATTAACACGAGTGAGTTgatgctgaattttttttttcggggggAGGGGGTGTTCTTTAAATTATTGTTTTAGGGCCATTCCTTGGAACAATGGTAAAAGGTTTGGGCTGCCAGGGTTTGAGTCTTTAGAGGGCCACTTTGCGCAAAAAATGCTGAAGGTTAGGACTGTTTCCAAAATCAACCCTCCCAGGACCCCACATAGGCGGGACAAGCACTTTGTAATGCTCTTTTTGTTATCATTGTTTTGCATTGCACTTGGTAATGCTCTTTTTGTTAATCATTGTTTTGCGTGTTTTGATATAGAGATCAATAGATCTGATAATTTTTTTACTACTGCAAAGAGAAAATTGAATTCCAGAAAAGAACAAGCTCCaggaaaatttcaaataattttggTGGATCACAGCAGAAAATATTTGTAAGCTACAATacttaaagaaaaaaacagcTGTACAACTGAAGTATCTATTGACAGTCAATGCAAACAATTGACATAGAATAATACATTGAGGAGAAGTGAATAGGTATCACTTGAATTTATAGAATTATTAGAATTATGAGATATAAATGCAAGGACTTGAGTAATCCAAACTGGATGATTTTAATTGCTTATGTAGCATGCTGTTTCTGGTATGTGATGCATTCTTGCTTTCTGCACGGGTTTTTTGATGCAATTGTTTTTATAAGTCTTTATTAAGATGATTGTCAGCCAACAAAAATTCTCAAACCATAGATTACTGTAGGAAGTATTCCTATTTTTCAAACTATActtataatctctctctctctctctctctctctcccctcttaaTAAATCCATCTACGAAGAAAAAGATTACAGTGAATAGTTCAAGCTGGATGTGGTAAACTAATAGTGAATATCCATACACAAATTCTGtagaagggaaaaaaggttTTATCCAAAACCTGATTGTGGCAAAATCATGTAAATAAGTCTGGATTTCCTGTCATGTTATCATAGTGATTTCAAGTGTGTTCATTTCTTTCATCTTTGTTCTACTCTTCAGGCAGTGAAAGAATCCCTTAAGAGTGTAAATCTATTTCATGGAGGTGTTGCTGATAGAAAGGCGGGAAAATACAGTGGAGGGATGAAGAGGAGGCTTAGTGTTGCCATTTCACTGATCGGGAATCCTAAAGTTAGTCAACATACatttaaaattaattatttagATTCCCTGTATTGCAACTTACTGTGGATTATCTATAACTTTTGCTAGATTGTCTATATGGATGAGCCTGGCACAGGATTAGATCCAGCTTCCAGAAAGAATTTGTGGAATGTTATCAAGCATGCAAAGAGAGACAGGGCAATCATTCTCACcagtaatatttatttattccttttctttattaattcaATTCTTGTATCACCTGAAATACTCAGTCCTTCACTCTTTTacatttgtttttctctttgctGCATATGGTTTTCTGAGGTTCTTGCCTTTTGCAGTTCTATTACTAGATACACATAACTTTGGCCTTAGCTTTTATTCTTTCCCCTTTATCCAGCTTTTATTCTTTCCCCTTAATCCTTTCTTGTTTTTCACGCAAAGCCTCACCAATGAGGGTGCTCACTGGTTTCAGCTCATTCAATGGAAGAGGCAGAGTTCCTGTGCGACCGATTGGGGATCTTAGTGGATGGCAGTTTACGGTGCATAGGAAGTCCAAAAGAGGTAAATTtaacatatatttatttatacaGGAAAAGCATAAGTAATTACGATAACTTACTGACTTTACAACTCCCAGTTTAGAACAAATTGAACCATCTATCTGACCCACCAGCCAGtggtggaaagaaaaaaaaaaaaattcctccatGAAATCcatgatttcaatttttgagaAGCACTATATCATAAGCAATTATTGAACACGTAGCTCTACTGGACCTCTAACCTGGAGGTTGTTGGGGAGATCTCTACCTACATAGAGAAGTTCTCTTAGCCATCAAATGGGTCAATATGAACAAAATTTTTAGCCTAGAGACTCCATAGTCTCATGGTCTGTTTGAACTTTATTTGATAGGTCCAGACATGGAGTCAGAATTCAAACTCTAATTTATTATGTAACTGAGCTACCAGATTCCAATCAATATCAAATGCTGAGAAACTTGTTTGGTTTATTGTGAATGACAGTTGAAGGCTAGGTATGGAAAATCATATGTGTTAATGATAACGACATTGAATCAagaggaggaggtggagaaCTTGGTGCACCAGCTCTCTCCAAATGCAATCAAGACATACCATTTATCCGGAACCCAGAAGTTTGAACTGCCAAAGCATGAAGTTAGGATTGCAGATATTTTCCAAGCAATTGAGATCGCAAAGAGAATGTTCACAATACAGGCATGGGGTCTGTCTGACACCACCTTGGAGGATGTCTTCATCAAGGTTGCTCAATAGGTTGAAGCGTTCAACATGCTTTCATGATTGTTAAAGACGcatataatttttcttatttcttatttctttcattgTTGTCGATGAGTACTATGTTTTTGTCAAGTATACTTGAATTGGTTTATTTtgttatatcttttttttttgatagtaaaTTCACACCAAACTATATTATATTAGTTAGAGATAATAGTGTCCATAGTAAGTGGTAGTAGCTAGTTGATGCATAGATAGCACCACCTCGTCGTTCGGCTTAAGTTTGAACAAAAAGTTAGGTTGATTATTATATACATACAGCCACACACTAATAATACTTAAAGGCCATGAGGTGGGGTTAGAGAAGTTCTGAGTTAGGGGCTCCAAGGCTGTGTCATCACTCCAAACTTCCTTGATCTGCCATCCATGGTTTTTGGCTGTCATCAACCAGCAAAGGAGAGACTTTGCACTGGCTTCAACTTGGTTTCCTGTCATCACATGATTGGCCATAAAGTAAATAGTATTAGTGTTGGAGAAAATGCCATAGGTCCATCCATACATATTACATTTTCCAGTTTTATGTATGGAGCAGGCTAAGATATATTTATTGTGTGGCAGAATTATGGTAGTTGGTATAATCTGGGTTTGGGTGGTAGAGGCTCTTGGGAGAACTGTGTTTTCACATTGGGACCAATTATTCATGTTATGTATGATTCCTAGAGGATTTGGTTGTTCCTTTTGCATAATTACTTTGTTTCTATGGGACCATATAAAAAAACATCCtgttatgaaggagatgaaaaagGGTCTTAGGCGCGAAGGCTTTAGAATCTCTGagttaaataaatacaaaactAAGGTGTTCAAAGAGGTGGATGGAGGTTGTAGCCGCTCAATCCTAAGCCCCAAGTGGCTGGCTGCCCAAACTCTTTTGGTAAAGTCGCATGACACAAAGATATGCCATGTGTTCTCAGTGTGATGACGACAGAGATCACATATTGGGTCTAATGGCTTCCATTTTTGCACGCGATCTTTAGTTGGGAGACCTCCCTGAGCCACCCGCCAAAAAAGAGTTTGAATTTCGGATGAAGATTCAGTTTCCAAAAGAAACGCCACCAATGTGAGCAGAGCGAGGAGCATGTGCACCTGTTGGAAATCCTATGTTGATTAGCGCAGAGATTATTTGTGAGAAACTTAATTGTCAATTGgacagaaattttttttgattgTGATAACAGACACCACCATGTGTCAGTTGATGGTAAAGGGGGGGATCGAGATGGCCGTTTTTCTTGAGCAAATATTGGGTGGGAAGTGTGCCATGAGCTTGGGAAGGTTTCAACCATTCTCATCAATGAGCACACAGACTTTGTCTATGGATAAAGAGTGATGCGAAGGGTCCAATGAGAGGTTGGGGGGAAGCCAAGGGTCATACCAGACGGATGTGGATCTACCATCCCCTATCATGCGGACAATCATTTGTTTAAGTATAGGGAGGATGCTTACAAGGCTGTTCCAAGTAGGGGAGCCTCTTTTgtttagagtttttgggtgGAAGACTGATCTGTTGGGAAAATACTTACTTTCAAGAACTTGGGACC
This window encodes:
- the LOC122082711 gene encoding ABC transporter A family member 7-like isoform X2, translating into MADSSHTTASFLAQTNALFRKNLIFQRRNMKASIRLVLFPMFLCLVLFLVQKVVNNELDKDPQLRCGCSCIGKNADGSCKKTVCGIEYSELGQAVYCPIHRPQEWPALLQVPDSASRFPDEPCQRNDSCPATILFTGGNRSLGESVARNFFTGTFTPNSSDMLQSLANIVLGSSSEPAHNNFLEPAFSSEIPVYILQSQCVPNFTLSFPIQIASRTMQKEVRCVQGLNLWCNSSSEINDDQFNGSTEGKSNEIVAAYDFLNSNENNFNVRVWYKRRDDHSIFQNSPPELVRVPRSVNVASNAYLQFLKGAGTKMLLEFVKEMPKTETRLSLDLSSLLGGLFFSWVILQLFPVILTSLVYEKQQKLRIIMKMHGLGDGPYMLISYAYFLFLSSSYMLCFAIFGSLVGLNTFTMNDYSIQFVFYFIYINLQVSFAFLAATVFSNVKTATAIGHICVFGSGLLGAFLFQTFLEDNSFPGHWIIVMELFPAFSLYRVIYEFGQYVQPGIPVGMRWKDLNDNTNGMRKVLILMILEWFVVLLVTYYLDQVVSSGGGMQKHPLFFLRSVQKKKLPSSSKPSMQRQGSTVLAQMEKPDVFQEREKVEQLLLESSTSYAVVCDNIKKVYPGKDGNHDKLAIGGLSLALSRGECFGMLGPNGAGKTSFINVMTGLIKPTSGMALVQGVDLQTDMNKIYTSMGVCPQHDLLWETLTGREHLLFYGRLKNLKGAALTRAVKESLKSVNLFHGGVADRKAGKYSGGMKRRLSVAISLIGNPKIVYMDEPGTGLDPASRKNLWNVIKHAKRDRAIILTTHSMEEAEFLCDRLGILVDGSLRCIGSPKELKARYGKSYVLMITTLNQEEEVENLVHQLSPNAIKTYHLSGTQKFELPKHEVRIADIFQAIEIAKRMFTIQAWGLSDTTLEDVFIKVAQ
- the LOC122082711 gene encoding ABC transporter A family member 7-like isoform X1 → MADSSHTTASFLAQTNALFRKNLIFQRRNMKASIRLVLFPMFLCLVLFLVQKVVNNELDKDPQLRCGCSCIGKNADGSCKKTVCGIEYSELGQAVYCPIHRPQEWPALLQVPDSASRFPDEPCQRNDSCPATILFTGGNRSLGESVARNFFTGTFTPNSSDMLQSLANIVLGSSSEPAHNNFLEPAFSSEIPVYILQSQCVPNFTLSFPIQIASRTMQKEVRCVQGLNLWCNSSSEINDDQFNGSTEGKSNEIVAAYDFLNSNENNFNVRVWYKRRDDHSIFQNSPPELVRVPRSVNVASNAYLQFLKGAGTKMLLEFVKEMPKTETRLSLDLSSLLGGLFFSWVILQLFPVILTSLVYEKQQKLRIIMKMHGLGDGPYMLISYAYFLFLSSSYMLCFAIFGSLVGEIRPLESICSTWLSKLKVLSNSDLFLTGLNTFTMNDYSIQFVFYFIYINLQVSFAFLAATVFSNVKTATAIGHICVFGSGLLGAFLFQTFLEDNSFPGHWIIVMELFPAFSLYRVIYEFGQYVQPGIPVGMRWKDLNDNTNGMRKVLILMILEWFVVLLVTYYLDQVVSSGGGMQKHPLFFLRSVQKKKLPSSSKPSMQRQGSTVLAQMEKPDVFQEREKVEQLLLESSTSYAVVCDNIKKVYPGKDGNHDKLAIGGLSLALSRGECFGMLGPNGAGKTSFINVMTGLIKPTSGMALVQGVDLQTDMNKIYTSMGVCPQHDLLWETLTGREHLLFYGRLKNLKGAALTRAVKESLKSVNLFHGGVADRKAGKYSGGMKRRLSVAISLIGNPKIVYMDEPGTGLDPASRKNLWNVIKHAKRDRAIILTTHSMEEAEFLCDRLGILVDGSLRCIGSPKELKARYGKSYVLMITTLNQEEEVENLVHQLSPNAIKTYHLSGTQKFELPKHEVRIADIFQAIEIAKRMFTIQAWGLSDTTLEDVFIKVAQ